The Myxocyprinus asiaticus isolate MX2 ecotype Aquarium Trade chromosome 31, UBuf_Myxa_2, whole genome shotgun sequence genome has a segment encoding these proteins:
- the synrg gene encoding synergin gamma isoform X3 gives MALRPGSGGGGSFMYPVGGGIGPPQGMMPMQQQQQQGFPIVQVMQPNMQGMMGMNFGAQMPGAMPIQGGMAMGMQTPGMQFMGQPQFIGMRGPGPQFSADLQKQMAEEHQKRLEQQQRMVEEDRKRRQFEEQKQKLRLLSSVKPKTGEKSRDDALEAIKGNLDGFSRDAKMHPTPSAQSKKPGVGVYPQQDMQPMVPAWLYNDTLIPELFKKVIEFTMTPTGIDTAKLYPILISSGLPREALGQIWALANRTTPGKLTKEELYTVLALIGVAQSGLTVMSLDILSQFPSPPVPNLPAMAMAIPAVLPQHQQPIMTQTPMSMAMPTPAAPVVGMTPNPPASFITNFPPVQAAKADDDDFQDFQEAPKAGAGDDSFTDFQGEMGRAYPTMATSSQSGVPAMLTPVSGSSSSSSDKYAVFKQLSVEQPAVPTPPVSDSGDKYSVFRELEHPSDRKPVGEGFADFKSVSADDGFTDFKTADTVSPLDPPDQAKFQSTFPPPFTSSHSLPLSISQPASLAQPRNPLNMADLDLFTTMASPGPTSTADSELSLFPSPPPSLVLPTTVPKPPTVGGEDFGDFALFGSSTSSEVAPATSAVGRGAGATVQDDFADFMAFGSSKDQRSEACSGEGGSEVQGDTSQQRQQIIADKYDVFKQLSLEGGLAYDNNKENGGGSFSSPKSDKDDFADFQSSKFCSALGASDKSLMDKVAAFKQAKEDSASVKSLDLPSIGGSSMGKEDSEDALSVQLDMKLSDMGGDLKHVMSDSSLDLPGLSSHQPPAAEADDLKFDPFGTSTVSSLGSYDWSDKEDLSSGQGKKLQAGSLDGLPSSAMVPRKETSFGSSENITHTTVAKVTTFPIEDSGTSTESRFEAFADFGSIEQSGQDNDDDFGDFASTVSEKSDSPPGTTEAGWEGNQGETTDEFGAFQGDKPKFGKSDFLKASAQPKVKSSEEMIKNELATFDLSVQGSHKRSHSLGEKEIGHVIPSPAPEQPFRDRSNTLNEKPALPIIRDKYKDLTGEVEESERYAYEWQRCLESALQVITTANNTLNGISCSSVCTEVIQSAQGMEYLQGVVEVYRVTKRVELGIKATAVCSEKLQELLKDISRVWNNLMGFMSLANLTPDESSLDFSSCILRHGIKNAKELACGVCLLNVDSRSKKKDENTFGRLFKKALTKDNRTKLRAFNSETDNFKLMYGGHQYHASCANFWINCVEPKPPGLILPDLL, from the exons GAATGATGCCCATGCAACAGCAACAACAGCAAGGCTTCCCCATCGTCCAGGTGATGCAGCCCAACATGCAAGGCATGATGGGAATGAACTTTGGTGCACAGATGCCTGGTGCCATGCCTATACAG GGTGGGATGGCTATGGGCATGCAAACTCCCGGGATGCAGTTCATGGGTCAACCTCAGTTCATAGGCATGAGGGGCCCGGGGCCACAGTTCTCTGCGGATCTTCAGAAACAGATGGCGGAGGAGCATCA AAAACGGCTGGAGCAGCAGCAGCGGATGGTGGAGGAAGACAGGAAGAGGAGACAGTTTGAAGAACAGAAACAGAAATTGCGTCTCCTGAGTAGCGTGAAACCTAAG aCTGGGGAGAAAAGTCGTGATGACGCTTTAGAGGCCATCAAAGGAAACCTGGACGGCTTCAGCAGAGATGCCAAAATGCATCCAACACCGTCTGCACAGTCTAAGAAACCAG GTGTGGGCGTCTACCCTCAACAAGACATGCAGCCCATGGTGCCAGCCTGGTTGTACAATGACACCCTTATCCCAG AGTTGTTCAAGAAGGTCATTGAGTTCACCATGACACCAACAGGGATCGACACAGCCAAACTCTACCCCATTCTGATCTCATCGGGCCTGCCGCGGGAAGCCTTAGGGCAGATTTGGGCCTTGGCCAACCGTACCACACCTGGCAAGTTGACCAAGGAAGAGCTGTACACCGTTCTGGCCTTGATTGGAGTTGCCCAG AGTGGTCTTACAGTCATGAGTCTGGACATCCTGAGTCAGTTTCCTTCCCCGCCTGTGCCCAATCTACCGGCCATGGCTATGGCCATTCCCGCTGTCCTGCCTCAGCACCAGCAGCCCATCATGACCCAGACACCCATGTCCATGGCGATGCCTACCCCTGCTGCACCTGTCGTGGGTATGACCCCAAACCCACCCGCTAGCTTCATCACAAACTTCCCTCCTGTTCAG GCTGCCAAGGCTGATGACGATGATTTCCAGGACTTCCAGGAAGCCCCAAAAGCTGGTGCCGGAGATGACTCATTCACAGATTTCCAAGGAGAGATGGGGAGAGCGTACCCCACCATGGCAACATCATCCCAGAGCGG TGTTCCTGCCATGTTGACTCCAGTGTCTGgatcttcatcctcctcctcagaTAAATATGCAGTGTTTAAGCAGCTGTCAGTGGAGCAGCCTGCAGTGCCCACACCTCCTGTctcag ATTCTGGGGACAAATACAGTGTTTTCCGAGAGCTTGAGCACCCTTCAGACAGAAAACCAGTTG GGGAGGGATTTGCTGATTTCAAGTCTGTCAGTGCCGATGATGGTTTCACAGACTTTAAAACAGCCGACACTGTCTCTCCACTAGACCCACCAGACCAGGCCAAGTTTCAGTCAACTTTTCCTCCTCCTTTCACTTCCTCTCATTCTCTACCGCTGTCCATTTCTCAGCCAGCCTCTCTGGCTCAACCTAGAAATCCTCTCAATATGGCAGACCTGGACCTCTTCACCACAATGGCTTCTCCGGGCCCCACCTCCACTGCTGACTCTGAACTCAGCCTGTTCCCCTCACCACCTCCATCTTTGGTCCTGCCCACCACAGTCCCCAAACCTCCCACCGTAGGGGGTGAAGACTTTGGCGATTTTGCTCTCTTTGGCTCCTCCACATCCTCAGAAGTCGCACCAGCCACCTCTGCAGTGGGGAGAGGTGCTGGGGCGACAGTTCAGGATGACTTTGCGGACTTCATGGCGTTCGGGAGCTCTAAAGACCAGAGAAGCGAGGCTTGTTCTGGAGAGGGTGGCAGTGAGGTCCAGGGTGACACATCCCAGCAGCGGCAGCAAATCATTGCCGATAAGTACGACGTCTTCAAACAGCTTTCCCTGGAAGGTGGCCTGGCCTACgacaacaacaaagaaaatggCGGGGGCTCTTTCTCGTCGCCCAAGAGCGACAAGGATGACTTCGCGGATTTCCAGTCCTCCAAATTCTGCTCTGCTCTGGGGGCGTCTGACAAGAGCCTGATGGACAAAGTAGCCGCCTTCAAGCAGGCCAAAGAGGACTCTGCCTCTGTGAAGTCCCTGGACCTCCCATCCATTGGGGGCAGCAGCATGGGGAAGGAGGACTCAGAAGATGCGCTCTCAGTACAGCTGGACATGAAGCTGTCAGACATGGGTGGAGATCTGAAGCATGTGATGTCTGATAGCTCCTTAGATCTCCCTGGTTTGTCGTCCCATCAACCCCCTGCTGCAG AGGCTGACGATTTGAAATTTGACCcctttggcacatcaactgtaaGCAGTCTGGGCAGCTATGACTGGTCAGACAAGGAAGATCTCTCATCTGGTCAAGGTAAGAAGCTTCAGGCAGGGTCTCTAGATGGACTTCCATCTTCAGCCATGGTCCCCAGGAAGGAGACATCTTTCGGAAGCTCAGAGAACATCACCCACACCACGGTTGCCAAGGTGACCACCTTCCCAATCGAAGACAGTGGCACCTCCACCGAGAGCAGATTTGAAGCCTTCGCTGACTTTGGCTCCATTGAGCAGTCTGGACAAGACAATGATGATGACTTTGGTGACTTTGCCAGCACAGTTTCTGAGAAATCTGACTCCCCTCCTGGAACCACAGAAGCGGGCTGGGAGGGCAACCAGGGCGAGACAACAGATGAGTTTGGAGCCTTCCAGGGAGACAAGCCCAAATTTGGCAAGTCTGACTTCCTGAAGGCCAGCGCGCAGCCCAAAGTGAAATCCAGTGAGGAGATGATCAAAAATGAGCTCGCCACCTTTGACTTGTCTGTGCAGG GTTCTCATAAACGTAGCCACAGTCTGGGAGAGAAAGAAATCGGCCATGTCATACCCTCTCCTGCCCCTGAGCAGCCCTTCAGAGACCGTTCAAACACCCTAAATGAAAAACCTGCATTGCCGATCATCCGTGACAAGTACAAGGACCTCACAGGAGAGGTGGAG GAGAGTGAGCGATATGCGTACGAATGGCAGAGATGTTTGGAGAGCGCTCTGCAG GTGATCACCACTGCCAATAACACCCTTAATGGCATCAGCTGTTCCTCAGTGTGCACAGAGGTCATCCAATCAGCACAAGGGATGGAGTACCTGCAGG GTGTGGTGGAGGTGTATCGTGTGACCAAGCGTGTGGAGCTGGGAATCAAAGCCACTGCTGTTTGCTCCGAAAAACTACAAGAGCTGCTTAAAGATATCAGCCGCGTGTGGAACAACCTGATGGGCTTCATGTCGCTGGCTAATCTCACT ccCGACGAGAGCTCGTTGGACTTCTCCTCCTGTATACTGAGGCATGGCATTAAGAATGCCAAAGAGCTGGCGTGCGGAGTATGTCTGCTTAATGTGGACTCACGTAGCAAG
- the synrg gene encoding synergin gamma isoform X2, whose product MALRPGSGGGGSFMYPVGGGIGPPQGMMPMQQQQQQGFPIVQVMQPNMQGMMGMNFGAQMPGAMPIQGGMAMGMQTPGMQFMGQPQFIGMRGPGPQFSADLQKQMAEEHQKRLEQQQRMVEEDRKRRQFEEQKQKLRLLSSVKPKTGEKSRDDALEAIKGNLDGFSRDAKMHPTPSAQSKKPDSSPSHSSVTSHSLPPAFPDDDEFSDFVQGPVDTASSFPSSLPPSSPSLRAAHASQSLETGPGQHPPSSPIPHSLPPSLPVPLAIQHSNVISSSQTAFKGPSLDEKMVSSCDLTADKKAHVSFKPWHALSELGPRAQATTQFHSCSRSRNWGQTQDDFSSAFIIETASESLPVAQAPPAAETPPVQPTSTCGVGVYPQQDMQPMVPAWLYNDTLIPELFKKVIEFTMTPTGIDTAKLYPILISSGLPREALGQIWALANRTTPGKLTKEELYTVLALIGVAQSGLTVMSLDILSQFPSPPVPNLPAMAMAIPAVLPQHQQPIMTQTPMSMAMPTPAAPVVGMTPNPPASFITNFPPVQAAKADDDDFQDFQEAPKAGAGDDSFTDFQGEMGRAYPTMATSSQSGVPAMLTPVSGSSSSSSDKYAVFKQLSVEQPAVPTPPVSDSGDKYSVFRELEHPSDRKPVGEGFADFKSVSADDGFTDFKTADTVSPLDPPDQAKFQSTFPPPFTSSHSLPLSISQPASLAQPRNPLNMADLDLFTTMASPGPTSTADSELSLFPSPPPSLVLPTTVPKPPTVGGEDFGDFALFGSSTSSEVAPATSAVGRGAGATVQDDFADFMAFGSSKDQRSEACSGEGGSEVQGDTSQQRQQIIADKYDVFKQLSLEGGLAYDNNKENGGGSFSSPKSDKDDFADFQSSKFCSALGASDKSLMDKVAAFKQAKEDSASVKSLDLPSIGGSSMGKEDSEDALSVQLDMKLSDMGGDLKHVMSDSSLDLPGLSSHQPPAAEADDLKFDPFGTSTVSSLGSYDWSDKEDLSSGQGKKLQAGSLDGLPSSAMVPRKETSFGSSENITHTTVAKVTTFPIEDSGTSTESRFEAFADFGSIEQSGQDNDDDFGDFASTVSEKSDSPPGTTEAGWEGNQGETTDEFGAFQGDKPKFGKSDFLKASAQPKVKSSEEMIKNELATFDLSVQGSHKRSHSLGEKEIGHVIPSPAPEQPFRDRSNTLNEKPALPIIRDKYKDLTGEVEESERYAYEWQRCLESALQVITTANNTLNGISCSSVCTEVIQSAQGMEYLQGVVEVYRVTKRVELGIKATAVCSEKLQELLKDISRVWNNLMGFMSLANLTPDESSLDFSSCILRHGIKNAKELACGVCLLNVDSRSKKKDENTFGRLFKKALTKDNRTKLRAFNSETDNFKLMYGGHQYHASCANFWINCVEPKPPGLILPDLL is encoded by the exons GAATGATGCCCATGCAACAGCAACAACAGCAAGGCTTCCCCATCGTCCAGGTGATGCAGCCCAACATGCAAGGCATGATGGGAATGAACTTTGGTGCACAGATGCCTGGTGCCATGCCTATACAG GGTGGGATGGCTATGGGCATGCAAACTCCCGGGATGCAGTTCATGGGTCAACCTCAGTTCATAGGCATGAGGGGCCCGGGGCCACAGTTCTCTGCGGATCTTCAGAAACAGATGGCGGAGGAGCATCA AAAACGGCTGGAGCAGCAGCAGCGGATGGTGGAGGAAGACAGGAAGAGGAGACAGTTTGAAGAACAGAAACAGAAATTGCGTCTCCTGAGTAGCGTGAAACCTAAG aCTGGGGAGAAAAGTCGTGATGACGCTTTAGAGGCCATCAAAGGAAACCTGGACGGCTTCAGCAGAGATGCCAAAATGCATCCAACACCGTCTGCACAGTCTAAGAAACCAG ACTCATCGCCATCTCATTCATCTGTCACCTCTCACTCTCTTCCCCCTGCTTTCCCCGACGACGATGAGTTTAGTGACTTTGTGCAGGGCCCTGTCGATaccgcttcctcattcccttcttccctccctccatcctccCCTTCACTGAGAGCCGCTCATGCCAGCCAGTCTTTAGAGACGGGGCCCGGCCAGCACCCCCCCTCTTCCCCTATCCCTCACTCTCTCCCTCCATCTCTCCCCGTACCCCTTGCCATCCAACACTCTAATGTCATCTCCAGCTCCCAAACTGCATTCAAAG GCCCATCTCTGGATGAAAAGATGGTCTCATCATGTGATTTGACAGCTGATAAGAAGGCCCATGTTAGTTTTAAGCCATGGCATGCTCTGTCTGAGCTGGGTCCCAGAGCTCAAGCCACAACCCAATTTCACAGCTGCTCCAGATCCCGAAACTGGGGCCAAACTCAAGACGACTTCAGTTCTGCCTTCATCATAGAGACAGCATCTGAGTCTCTTCCCGTGGCTCAAGCGCCACCTGCAGCGGAAACCCCGCCGGTCCAGCCCACTAGCACCTGCG GTGTGGGCGTCTACCCTCAACAAGACATGCAGCCCATGGTGCCAGCCTGGTTGTACAATGACACCCTTATCCCAG AGTTGTTCAAGAAGGTCATTGAGTTCACCATGACACCAACAGGGATCGACACAGCCAAACTCTACCCCATTCTGATCTCATCGGGCCTGCCGCGGGAAGCCTTAGGGCAGATTTGGGCCTTGGCCAACCGTACCACACCTGGCAAGTTGACCAAGGAAGAGCTGTACACCGTTCTGGCCTTGATTGGAGTTGCCCAG AGTGGTCTTACAGTCATGAGTCTGGACATCCTGAGTCAGTTTCCTTCCCCGCCTGTGCCCAATCTACCGGCCATGGCTATGGCCATTCCCGCTGTCCTGCCTCAGCACCAGCAGCCCATCATGACCCAGACACCCATGTCCATGGCGATGCCTACCCCTGCTGCACCTGTCGTGGGTATGACCCCAAACCCACCCGCTAGCTTCATCACAAACTTCCCTCCTGTTCAG GCTGCCAAGGCTGATGACGATGATTTCCAGGACTTCCAGGAAGCCCCAAAAGCTGGTGCCGGAGATGACTCATTCACAGATTTCCAAGGAGAGATGGGGAGAGCGTACCCCACCATGGCAACATCATCCCAGAGCGG TGTTCCTGCCATGTTGACTCCAGTGTCTGgatcttcatcctcctcctcagaTAAATATGCAGTGTTTAAGCAGCTGTCAGTGGAGCAGCCTGCAGTGCCCACACCTCCTGTctcag ATTCTGGGGACAAATACAGTGTTTTCCGAGAGCTTGAGCACCCTTCAGACAGAAAACCAGTTG GGGAGGGATTTGCTGATTTCAAGTCTGTCAGTGCCGATGATGGTTTCACAGACTTTAAAACAGCCGACACTGTCTCTCCACTAGACCCACCAGACCAGGCCAAGTTTCAGTCAACTTTTCCTCCTCCTTTCACTTCCTCTCATTCTCTACCGCTGTCCATTTCTCAGCCAGCCTCTCTGGCTCAACCTAGAAATCCTCTCAATATGGCAGACCTGGACCTCTTCACCACAATGGCTTCTCCGGGCCCCACCTCCACTGCTGACTCTGAACTCAGCCTGTTCCCCTCACCACCTCCATCTTTGGTCCTGCCCACCACAGTCCCCAAACCTCCCACCGTAGGGGGTGAAGACTTTGGCGATTTTGCTCTCTTTGGCTCCTCCACATCCTCAGAAGTCGCACCAGCCACCTCTGCAGTGGGGAGAGGTGCTGGGGCGACAGTTCAGGATGACTTTGCGGACTTCATGGCGTTCGGGAGCTCTAAAGACCAGAGAAGCGAGGCTTGTTCTGGAGAGGGTGGCAGTGAGGTCCAGGGTGACACATCCCAGCAGCGGCAGCAAATCATTGCCGATAAGTACGACGTCTTCAAACAGCTTTCCCTGGAAGGTGGCCTGGCCTACgacaacaacaaagaaaatggCGGGGGCTCTTTCTCGTCGCCCAAGAGCGACAAGGATGACTTCGCGGATTTCCAGTCCTCCAAATTCTGCTCTGCTCTGGGGGCGTCTGACAAGAGCCTGATGGACAAAGTAGCCGCCTTCAAGCAGGCCAAAGAGGACTCTGCCTCTGTGAAGTCCCTGGACCTCCCATCCATTGGGGGCAGCAGCATGGGGAAGGAGGACTCAGAAGATGCGCTCTCAGTACAGCTGGACATGAAGCTGTCAGACATGGGTGGAGATCTGAAGCATGTGATGTCTGATAGCTCCTTAGATCTCCCTGGTTTGTCGTCCCATCAACCCCCTGCTGCAG AGGCTGACGATTTGAAATTTGACCcctttggcacatcaactgtaaGCAGTCTGGGCAGCTATGACTGGTCAGACAAGGAAGATCTCTCATCTGGTCAAGGTAAGAAGCTTCAGGCAGGGTCTCTAGATGGACTTCCATCTTCAGCCATGGTCCCCAGGAAGGAGACATCTTTCGGAAGCTCAGAGAACATCACCCACACCACGGTTGCCAAGGTGACCACCTTCCCAATCGAAGACAGTGGCACCTCCACCGAGAGCAGATTTGAAGCCTTCGCTGACTTTGGCTCCATTGAGCAGTCTGGACAAGACAATGATGATGACTTTGGTGACTTTGCCAGCACAGTTTCTGAGAAATCTGACTCCCCTCCTGGAACCACAGAAGCGGGCTGGGAGGGCAACCAGGGCGAGACAACAGATGAGTTTGGAGCCTTCCAGGGAGACAAGCCCAAATTTGGCAAGTCTGACTTCCTGAAGGCCAGCGCGCAGCCCAAAGTGAAATCCAGTGAGGAGATGATCAAAAATGAGCTCGCCACCTTTGACTTGTCTGTGCAGG GTTCTCATAAACGTAGCCACAGTCTGGGAGAGAAAGAAATCGGCCATGTCATACCCTCTCCTGCCCCTGAGCAGCCCTTCAGAGACCGTTCAAACACCCTAAATGAAAAACCTGCATTGCCGATCATCCGTGACAAGTACAAGGACCTCACAGGAGAGGTGGAG GAGAGTGAGCGATATGCGTACGAATGGCAGAGATGTTTGGAGAGCGCTCTGCAG GTGATCACCACTGCCAATAACACCCTTAATGGCATCAGCTGTTCCTCAGTGTGCACAGAGGTCATCCAATCAGCACAAGGGATGGAGTACCTGCAGG GTGTGGTGGAGGTGTATCGTGTGACCAAGCGTGTGGAGCTGGGAATCAAAGCCACTGCTGTTTGCTCCGAAAAACTACAAGAGCTGCTTAAAGATATCAGCCGCGTGTGGAACAACCTGATGGGCTTCATGTCGCTGGCTAATCTCACT ccCGACGAGAGCTCGTTGGACTTCTCCTCCTGTATACTGAGGCATGGCATTAAGAATGCCAAAGAGCTGGCGTGCGGAGTATGTCTGCTTAATGTGGACTCACGTAGCAAG
- the synrg gene encoding synergin gamma isoform X4, whose amino-acid sequence MALRPGSGGGGSFMYPVGGGIGPPQGMMPMQQQQQQGFPIVQVMQPNMQGMMGMNFGAQMPGAMPIQGGMAMGMQTPGMQFMGQPQFIGMRGPGPQFSADLQKQMAEEHQKRLEQQQRMVEEDRKRRQFEEQKQKLRLLSSVKPKTGEKSRDDALEAIKGNLDGFSRDAKMHPTPSAQSKKPGVGVYPQQDMQPMVPAWLYNDTLIPELFKKVIEFTMTPTGIDTAKLYPILISSGLPREALGQIWALANRTTPGKLTKEELYTVLALIGVAQSGLTVMSLDILSQFPSPPVPNLPAMAMAIPAVLPQHQQPIMTQTPMSMAMPTPAAPVVGMTPNPPASFITNFPPVQAAKADDDDFQDFQEAPKAGAGDDSFTDFQGEMGRAYPTMATSSQSGVPAMLTPVSGSSSSSSDKYAVFKQLSVEQPAVPTPPVSDSGDKYSVFRELEHPSDRKPVGEGFADFKSVSADDGFTDFKTADTVSPLDPPDQAKFQSTFPPPFTSSHSLPLSISQPASLAQPRNPLNMADLDLFTTMASPGPTSTADSELSLFPSPPPSLVLPTTVPKPPTVGGEDFGDFALFGSSTSSEVAPATSAVGRGAGATVQDDFADFMAFGSSKDQRSEACSGEGGSEVQGDTSQQRQQIIADKYDVFKQLSLEGGLAYDNNKENGGGSFSSPKSDKDDFADFQSSKFCSALGASDKSLMDKVAAFKQAKEDSASVKSLDLPSIGGSSMGKEDSEDALSVQLDMKLSDMGGDLKHVMSDSSLDLPGLSSHQPPAAEADDLKFDPFGTSTVSSLGSYDWSDKEDLSSGQGKKLQAGSLDGLPSSAMVPRKETSFGSSENITHTTVAKVTTFPIEDSGTSTESRFEAFADFGSIEQSGQDNDDDFGDFASTVSEKSDSPPGTTEAGWEGNQGETTDEFGAFQGDKPKFGKSDFLKASAQPKVKSSEEMIKNELATFDLSVQGSHKRSHSLGEKEIGHVIPSPAPEQPFRDRSNTLNEKPALPIIRDKYKDLTGEVEESERYAYEWQRCLESALQVITTANNTLNGISCSSVCTEVIQSAQGMEYLQGVVEVYRVTKRVELGIKATAVCSEKLQELLKDISRVWNNLMGFMSLANLTPDESSLDFSSCILRHGIKNAKELACGVCLLNVDSRSKAFNSETDNFKLMYGGHQYHASCANFWINCVEPKPPGLILPDLL is encoded by the exons GAATGATGCCCATGCAACAGCAACAACAGCAAGGCTTCCCCATCGTCCAGGTGATGCAGCCCAACATGCAAGGCATGATGGGAATGAACTTTGGTGCACAGATGCCTGGTGCCATGCCTATACAG GGTGGGATGGCTATGGGCATGCAAACTCCCGGGATGCAGTTCATGGGTCAACCTCAGTTCATAGGCATGAGGGGCCCGGGGCCACAGTTCTCTGCGGATCTTCAGAAACAGATGGCGGAGGAGCATCA AAAACGGCTGGAGCAGCAGCAGCGGATGGTGGAGGAAGACAGGAAGAGGAGACAGTTTGAAGAACAGAAACAGAAATTGCGTCTCCTGAGTAGCGTGAAACCTAAG aCTGGGGAGAAAAGTCGTGATGACGCTTTAGAGGCCATCAAAGGAAACCTGGACGGCTTCAGCAGAGATGCCAAAATGCATCCAACACCGTCTGCACAGTCTAAGAAACCAG GTGTGGGCGTCTACCCTCAACAAGACATGCAGCCCATGGTGCCAGCCTGGTTGTACAATGACACCCTTATCCCAG AGTTGTTCAAGAAGGTCATTGAGTTCACCATGACACCAACAGGGATCGACACAGCCAAACTCTACCCCATTCTGATCTCATCGGGCCTGCCGCGGGAAGCCTTAGGGCAGATTTGGGCCTTGGCCAACCGTACCACACCTGGCAAGTTGACCAAGGAAGAGCTGTACACCGTTCTGGCCTTGATTGGAGTTGCCCAG AGTGGTCTTACAGTCATGAGTCTGGACATCCTGAGTCAGTTTCCTTCCCCGCCTGTGCCCAATCTACCGGCCATGGCTATGGCCATTCCCGCTGTCCTGCCTCAGCACCAGCAGCCCATCATGACCCAGACACCCATGTCCATGGCGATGCCTACCCCTGCTGCACCTGTCGTGGGTATGACCCCAAACCCACCCGCTAGCTTCATCACAAACTTCCCTCCTGTTCAG GCTGCCAAGGCTGATGACGATGATTTCCAGGACTTCCAGGAAGCCCCAAAAGCTGGTGCCGGAGATGACTCATTCACAGATTTCCAAGGAGAGATGGGGAGAGCGTACCCCACCATGGCAACATCATCCCAGAGCGG TGTTCCTGCCATGTTGACTCCAGTGTCTGgatcttcatcctcctcctcagaTAAATATGCAGTGTTTAAGCAGCTGTCAGTGGAGCAGCCTGCAGTGCCCACACCTCCTGTctcag ATTCTGGGGACAAATACAGTGTTTTCCGAGAGCTTGAGCACCCTTCAGACAGAAAACCAGTTG GGGAGGGATTTGCTGATTTCAAGTCTGTCAGTGCCGATGATGGTTTCACAGACTTTAAAACAGCCGACACTGTCTCTCCACTAGACCCACCAGACCAGGCCAAGTTTCAGTCAACTTTTCCTCCTCCTTTCACTTCCTCTCATTCTCTACCGCTGTCCATTTCTCAGCCAGCCTCTCTGGCTCAACCTAGAAATCCTCTCAATATGGCAGACCTGGACCTCTTCACCACAATGGCTTCTCCGGGCCCCACCTCCACTGCTGACTCTGAACTCAGCCTGTTCCCCTCACCACCTCCATCTTTGGTCCTGCCCACCACAGTCCCCAAACCTCCCACCGTAGGGGGTGAAGACTTTGGCGATTTTGCTCTCTTTGGCTCCTCCACATCCTCAGAAGTCGCACCAGCCACCTCTGCAGTGGGGAGAGGTGCTGGGGCGACAGTTCAGGATGACTTTGCGGACTTCATGGCGTTCGGGAGCTCTAAAGACCAGAGAAGCGAGGCTTGTTCTGGAGAGGGTGGCAGTGAGGTCCAGGGTGACACATCCCAGCAGCGGCAGCAAATCATTGCCGATAAGTACGACGTCTTCAAACAGCTTTCCCTGGAAGGTGGCCTGGCCTACgacaacaacaaagaaaatggCGGGGGCTCTTTCTCGTCGCCCAAGAGCGACAAGGATGACTTCGCGGATTTCCAGTCCTCCAAATTCTGCTCTGCTCTGGGGGCGTCTGACAAGAGCCTGATGGACAAAGTAGCCGCCTTCAAGCAGGCCAAAGAGGACTCTGCCTCTGTGAAGTCCCTGGACCTCCCATCCATTGGGGGCAGCAGCATGGGGAAGGAGGACTCAGAAGATGCGCTCTCAGTACAGCTGGACATGAAGCTGTCAGACATGGGTGGAGATCTGAAGCATGTGATGTCTGATAGCTCCTTAGATCTCCCTGGTTTGTCGTCCCATCAACCCCCTGCTGCAG AGGCTGACGATTTGAAATTTGACCcctttggcacatcaactgtaaGCAGTCTGGGCAGCTATGACTGGTCAGACAAGGAAGATCTCTCATCTGGTCAAGGTAAGAAGCTTCAGGCAGGGTCTCTAGATGGACTTCCATCTTCAGCCATGGTCCCCAGGAAGGAGACATCTTTCGGAAGCTCAGAGAACATCACCCACACCACGGTTGCCAAGGTGACCACCTTCCCAATCGAAGACAGTGGCACCTCCACCGAGAGCAGATTTGAAGCCTTCGCTGACTTTGGCTCCATTGAGCAGTCTGGACAAGACAATGATGATGACTTTGGTGACTTTGCCAGCACAGTTTCTGAGAAATCTGACTCCCCTCCTGGAACCACAGAAGCGGGCTGGGAGGGCAACCAGGGCGAGACAACAGATGAGTTTGGAGCCTTCCAGGGAGACAAGCCCAAATTTGGCAAGTCTGACTTCCTGAAGGCCAGCGCGCAGCCCAAAGTGAAATCCAGTGAGGAGATGATCAAAAATGAGCTCGCCACCTTTGACTTGTCTGTGCAGG GTTCTCATAAACGTAGCCACAGTCTGGGAGAGAAAGAAATCGGCCATGTCATACCCTCTCCTGCCCCTGAGCAGCCCTTCAGAGACCGTTCAAACACCCTAAATGAAAAACCTGCATTGCCGATCATCCGTGACAAGTACAAGGACCTCACAGGAGAGGTGGAG GAGAGTGAGCGATATGCGTACGAATGGCAGAGATGTTTGGAGAGCGCTCTGCAG GTGATCACCACTGCCAATAACACCCTTAATGGCATCAGCTGTTCCTCAGTGTGCACAGAGGTCATCCAATCAGCACAAGGGATGGAGTACCTGCAGG GTGTGGTGGAGGTGTATCGTGTGACCAAGCGTGTGGAGCTGGGAATCAAAGCCACTGCTGTTTGCTCCGAAAAACTACAAGAGCTGCTTAAAGATATCAGCCGCGTGTGGAACAACCTGATGGGCTTCATGTCGCTGGCTAATCTCACT ccCGACGAGAGCTCGTTGGACTTCTCCTCCTGTATACTGAGGCATGGCATTAAGAATGCCAAAGAGCTGGCGTGCGGAGTATGTCTGCTTAATGTGGACTCACGTAGCAAG